One Deinococcus reticulitermitis genomic region harbors:
- the rplJ gene encoding 50S ribosomal protein L10: MANEKNQQTLGSLQGSLEGIETFYVVDYQGLTAGQLSGLRKAIREKGGQLIVAKNTLIHLALQGGGHDFSDALKGPSALVLAQDDPAGVAKALSDAAKGNDKGIPAVKGGYVEGSRVDVRVVERLASLGSKQSLQGELVGVLSAQLSNFVGILEAYRTKLEEEGAGA; this comes from the coding sequence GTGGCGAACGAAAAGAACCAGCAGACGCTGGGTAGCCTGCAGGGCAGCCTTGAGGGCATCGAAACGTTTTACGTTGTCGATTACCAGGGCCTGACTGCCGGGCAGCTCAGTGGCCTGCGCAAAGCCATTCGCGAAAAGGGCGGGCAGCTGATCGTTGCCAAAAACACCCTGATCCACCTCGCCCTACAAGGCGGCGGGCATGACTTCAGCGACGCGCTGAAGGGCCCGAGCGCCCTTGTGCTGGCCCAGGATGATCCCGCTGGGGTCGCCAAGGCCCTGAGTGACGCTGCCAAGGGCAACGACAAGGGCATTCCTGCCGTCAAGGGCGGCTACGTGGAAGGCAGCCGCGTCGACGTGCGGGTCGTTGAGCGCCTCGCCAGCCTCGGCAGCAAGCAGAGCCTGCAAGGTGAACTTGTCGGTGTGCTCTCGGCCCAGCTCTCGAACTTCGTGGGCATCCTCGAAGCGTACCGCACCAAGCTCGAAGAAGAAGGCGCCGGCGCTTAA
- the rplA gene encoding 50S ribosomal protein L1 — MPKHGKRYRALMDKVDRNKQYTIDEAATLVKELATAKFDETVEVHFRLGIDPRKSDQNVRGTVALPHGTGRSVRVAVITKGENVQAAQDAGADVVGSEELIERIAGGFMDFDAVVATPDMMAQIGQKLARLLGPRGLLPNPKSGTVGPDVAGMVRGLKAGRIEFRNDKTGVVHAPIGKASFDPSNLSANYAALISAVEAAKPGNAKGVFLRSAYLTTTMGPSIPLTLSSAGQA, encoded by the coding sequence ATGCCTAAGCACGGCAAGCGTTACCGCGCGCTGATGGACAAGGTGGACCGCAACAAGCAGTACACCATTGACGAAGCGGCCACCCTCGTCAAGGAACTGGCGACCGCCAAGTTCGACGAGACGGTGGAAGTTCACTTCCGCCTCGGCATCGATCCGCGCAAGAGCGATCAGAACGTGCGCGGCACGGTGGCCCTTCCGCACGGCACGGGCCGCAGCGTGCGCGTCGCCGTGATCACCAAGGGTGAGAACGTGCAGGCGGCGCAGGACGCCGGCGCCGATGTCGTGGGCAGCGAAGAGCTGATCGAGCGCATCGCTGGCGGCTTCATGGACTTCGACGCCGTCGTGGCGACCCCTGACATGATGGCCCAGATCGGCCAGAAGCTCGCGCGTCTGCTCGGGCCGCGTGGCCTCCTGCCTAACCCCAAGAGCGGCACCGTCGGCCCCGATGTGGCCGGTATGGTGCGCGGCCTCAAGGCCGGCCGGATTGAGTTCCGCAACGACAAGACCGGTGTCGTGCACGCGCCGATCGGTAAGGCGAGCTTTGACCCGAGCAACCTCAGCGCCAACTACGCCGCGCTGATCTCGGCGGTCGAGGCGGCCAAGCCGGGCAACGCCAAAGGCGTTTTCCTGCGCAGCGCCTACCTGACCACCACGATGGGGCCGAGCATTCCGCTCACCCTGAGCAGCGCGGGCCAGGCCTGA
- the rplK gene encoding 50S ribosomal protein L11 encodes MKKVTGIVKLQLPAGKATPAPPVGPALGQYGANIMEFTKAFNAQTADKGDAIIPVEITIYADRSFTFITKTPPMSYLIRKAAGLQKGSPTPNKAKVGKLNWDQVLEIAKTKMPDLNAGSVEAAANTVAGTARSMGVTIEGAPNA; translated from the coding sequence ATGAAGAAAGTGACGGGTATCGTCAAACTGCAACTCCCGGCAGGGAAGGCCACTCCGGCCCCCCCCGTGGGTCCTGCGCTCGGGCAGTACGGCGCAAACATCATGGAGTTTACCAAGGCGTTCAACGCCCAGACGGCGGATAAGGGTGACGCGATCATCCCGGTGGAAATTACCATCTATGCCGACCGGTCGTTTACCTTCATCACGAAGACGCCGCCCATGAGCTATCTGATCCGCAAAGCGGCCGGACTCCAGAAGGGCAGCCCGACGCCCAACAAGGCGAAGGTCGGTAAGCTCAACTGGGATCAGGTGCTTGAGATCGCCAAGACCAAGATGCCTGACCTCAACGCGGGCAGCGTCGAAGCAGCTGCGAACACGGTCGCCGGCACCGCCCGCTCTATGGGCGTGACCATTGAGGGGGCCCCCAATGCCTAA
- the nusG gene encoding transcription termination/antitermination protein NusG: MSIEWYAVHTYVGQEDRVQEQLMDRAKRLGMYRTKIFQVIQPEEEAVELQDGGKKVNVKRKLFPGYVFVQMDVEDDDAPGELGESWEVVRGTSGVTGFVGTATRPVPLTSEEVQRLLMSVGVAAQPVVEEAPKVKINFKAGDMVRVTAGPFADFSGVISEVNGAQAKVKVLVSIFGRETPVELDFAQVAK; this comes from the coding sequence TCGGGTGCAGGAGCAGTTGATGGACCGGGCCAAGCGGCTCGGGATGTACCGCACCAAGATCTTTCAGGTAATTCAGCCTGAAGAAGAAGCCGTCGAGTTGCAAGACGGCGGCAAAAAGGTCAACGTCAAGCGCAAGCTGTTTCCGGGCTACGTCTTCGTCCAGATGGACGTCGAGGATGACGACGCACCGGGCGAACTCGGTGAGTCCTGGGAAGTGGTGCGCGGCACCAGCGGCGTGACTGGCTTTGTCGGAACGGCGACCCGTCCGGTTCCCCTGACCTCTGAGGAAGTTCAGCGCCTGCTGATGTCGGTAGGAGTCGCGGCGCAACCGGTGGTTGAGGAGGCGCCCAAGGTCAAGATTAACTTCAAAGCCGGCGACATGGTGCGCGTCACCGCTGGACCCTTTGCCGACTTCAGTGGCGTGATCAGCGAGGTCAATGGAGCCCAGGCGAAGGTCAAGGTGCTGGTGAGTATCTTCGGGCGTGAAACGCCGGTCGAACTCGACTTCGCGCAAGTCGCCAAGTGA